The proteins below are encoded in one region of Clostridium pasteurianum DSM 525 = ATCC 6013:
- a CDS encoding ABC transporter ATP-binding protein has product MKSLNKFFQYYKPYRGLFFADMFCALLLSAIDLIFPIIVRFLLNDVYVLKNENKILKYVFIIGAALLIMYIVRYFCQYFITSWGHIMGAKMEANMRKDLFNQFQKLPFSYYDNNNTGTLMSRIITDLFDISELAHHGPEDLFISILKIVGSFIILSSINLPITLVLLVITLGMVYFSVFYNRKMKHVFMRNRKEIAEVNAVVQDSLAGIRVVKSFANENVEEKKFKKGNKQFLKTKEESYFIMGKYYSGNGFFQGILYLAAILFGGILISKSLLSVSDLVIYILYINIFLNPIDKLVNFTEQFQRGITGFERFLQVINTKPAIVDKEDAIEVFNPRGSIKFNNVSFGYDDKNDVLKDIDIEISAGKNIALVGPSGGGKTTFCNLIPRFYEATKGDITIDGIDIKDIKLNSLRNAIGLVQQDVYMFGGTIKENIAYGKQDATDEDIIEAAKRANIHEFIENLEYGYETHVGERGVKLSGGQKQRISIARVFLKNPPILILDEATSALDNESERFIQQSLEELSKNRTTIVIAHRLSTIRNSDQIIVLTDNGVKEKGSHKELIAKNGLYATLYNMQFDILK; this is encoded by the coding sequence ATGAAAAGCTTGAACAAATTTTTCCAATATTATAAGCCCTATAGAGGATTATTTTTTGCAGATATGTTTTGTGCTTTGCTTTTATCAGCTATAGATCTTATTTTTCCTATTATAGTAAGATTTTTATTGAATGATGTATATGTCTTGAAGAATGAAAATAAGATACTAAAATATGTTTTTATAATTGGAGCAGCTTTACTTATAATGTACATAGTAAGATATTTTTGTCAATATTTTATAACCTCTTGGGGACATATTATGGGTGCAAAGATGGAAGCAAATATGAGGAAAGACCTTTTTAATCAATTTCAAAAGTTACCATTTTCATATTACGATAATAATAATACGGGAACACTTATGTCGAGAATAATAACAGATCTTTTTGATATATCTGAATTGGCACATCATGGTCCGGAAGATTTATTTATTTCCATATTGAAGATAGTAGGCTCGTTTATTATACTTTCAAGTATTAACCTTCCAATAACACTTGTGCTTTTAGTTATTACTTTGGGAATGGTATATTTTTCTGTTTTTTATAATAGGAAAATGAAACATGTATTTATGAGAAATAGAAAGGAAATTGCAGAGGTTAATGCAGTTGTACAGGATAGTCTTGCAGGCATAAGAGTGGTAAAATCTTTTGCTAACGAAAATGTTGAAGAAAAGAAATTTAAAAAGGGAAATAAGCAATTTTTAAAAACCAAGGAAGAAAGCTATTTCATAATGGGAAAATATTATAGCGGAAATGGTTTTTTTCAGGGAATATTATATCTTGCTGCCATACTGTTTGGAGGAATATTAATAAGTAAGTCATTGTTAAGTGTGTCAGATTTGGTAATTTATATTCTATATATAAATATATTTTTAAATCCAATTGATAAATTAGTTAATTTTACAGAACAGTTTCAAAGAGGTATTACAGGTTTTGAAAGATTTTTACAAGTAATTAATACAAAGCCTGCAATTGTAGATAAAGAAGATGCAATAGAAGTATTTAATCCAAGGGGAAGTATTAAATTTAATAATGTTTCTTTTGGATATGATGACAAAAATGATGTTTTAAAGGATATAGATATTGAAATATCAGCTGGAAAAAATATTGCTTTGGTAGGTCCTTCAGGAGGTGGAAAGACTACTTTTTGTAATCTTATACCGAGATTTTACGAGGCTACTAAGGGGGATATAACTATAGATGGGATAGATATAAAAGATATAAAATTAAATTCTTTGAGAAATGCTATAGGACTAGTACAGCAGGATGTATATATGTTTGGTGGAACTATAAAAGAAAATATAGCTTATGGTAAACAGGATGCTACAGATGAAGATATAATAGAAGCAGCTAAAAGGGCAAATATACATGAATTTATTGAGAACTTGGAATATGGATATGAAACTCATGTAGGTGAAAGAGGGGTTAAGCTTTCAGGTGGACAAAAGCAGAGAATATCTATAGCTAGAGTTTTTCTTAAAAATCCTCCAATATTAATACTTGACGAAGCTACATCTGCTCTTGATAATGAAAGTGAAAGATTTATACAGCAGTCTTTAGAGGAACTTTCAAAAAATAGAACAACTATAGTTATTGCTCATAGATTAAGTACTATAAGAAATTCAGACCAGATAATAGTATTAACTGATAATGGTGTAAAGGAAAAGGGAAGTCATAAAGAGTTAATCGCAAAAAATGGATTATATGCGACACTTTATAATATGCAATTTGATATATTAAAATAA
- a CDS encoding alpha/beta-type small acid-soluble spore protein, with protein MASRSNRILVPEAKEGLNRFKMEAAHEVGTPLTEGYNGDLTSRQNGSVGGQMVKKMVQEYENKLSGK; from the coding sequence ATGGCAAGTAGAAGTAATAGAATTTTAGTACCAGAAGCAAAAGAAGGTTTAAACAGATTTAAAATGGAAGCAGCTCATGAAGTTGGTACTCCTTTAACTGAAGGATACAATGGGGATCTTACTTCAAGACAAAATGGTTCTGTTGGCGGTCAAATGGTTAAAAAGATGGTTCAGGAGTACGAAAATAAATTAAGTGGTAAATAG
- a CDS encoding homocysteine synthase, whose product MSEERKYSFETLQVHAGQEVDPTTRSRAVPIYQTTSYVFKDADNAANLFQLKEPGNVYSRIMNPTTDVFEKRVAELEGGVAGLAVSSGLAAITYSILNVANSGDEIVSVSTLYGGTYELFAVTLKKLGIKVTFVDPDDPENIRKAITDKTKAVYAETLGNPRINVLDIEAVANIAHENKIPLIIDNTFATPYLVRPIEYGADIVVHSATKFIGGHGTTIGGIIVDGGKFDWRASGKFPDFTTPDKSYNGLVYADLGAPAFALKARVQLLRNTGATLSPQSAFLFLQGLESLSLRVERHVSNTRKIVEFLSNHPKVEWVNYPELPDSPYKGLAEKYLPKGAGSIFTFGIKGGLEAGKKFINSVKLFSLLANVADAKSLVIHPSSTTHAELNEEEQKAAGVTPDLVRLSIGVEGVDDLIYDLDQALAQV is encoded by the coding sequence ATGAGTGAAGAAAGAAAGTATAGTTTTGAAACACTTCAAGTACATGCAGGTCAGGAGGTAGATCCAACAACAAGATCAAGAGCAGTTCCAATTTATCAGACAACATCTTATGTTTTTAAGGATGCAGATAATGCGGCAAATTTATTTCAATTAAAAGAACCTGGAAATGTTTATTCAAGAATAATGAACCCTACTACAGATGTTTTTGAAAAAAGAGTGGCAGAACTTGAAGGTGGAGTTGCAGGTCTTGCAGTTTCATCAGGTCTTGCGGCAATCACTTATTCAATACTTAATGTAGCTAATTCAGGAGATGAAATAGTATCTGTAAGTACTTTGTATGGTGGTACTTATGAACTATTTGCAGTAACTTTAAAAAAGCTCGGTATAAAAGTGACATTTGTTGATCCGGACGATCCTGAAAATATAAGAAAAGCTATTACAGATAAGACAAAGGCTGTCTATGCTGAAACTCTTGGAAATCCAAGAATTAATGTACTTGATATAGAAGCTGTAGCTAATATTGCTCATGAAAATAAAATACCTTTGATAATAGATAATACATTTGCTACTCCATATCTTGTAAGACCAATAGAATATGGTGCTGATATAGTGGTACATTCTGCTACTAAATTTATAGGTGGACATGGAACTACTATTGGAGGAATTATAGTTGATGGAGGAAAATTTGACTGGAGAGCAAGCGGCAAATTCCCTGATTTTACAACACCGGACAAAAGCTATAATGGACTTGTATATGCAGATTTAGGAGCACCTGCATTTGCTTTAAAGGCAAGAGTACAGCTTTTAAGAAACACTGGAGCAACATTATCTCCTCAAAGTGCATTCTTATTTTTACAGGGCTTAGAATCTCTATCTTTAAGAGTTGAAAGGCATGTATCAAATACAAGAAAAATAGTAGAATTCCTAAGTAATCATCCAAAAGTTGAATGGGTAAACTATCCTGAATTGCCAGATAGTCCATACAAAGGATTAGCTGAAAAATATCTACCAAAAGGAGCTGGTTCAATATTTACTTTTGGAATAAAAGGCGGCCTTGAAGCAGGTAAGAAGTTTATAAATAGTGTTAAATTATTTTCACTGCTTGCAAATGTGGCAGATGCAAAATCTCTTGTAATTCATCCTTCAAGTACAACTCATGCAGAACTTAATGAAGAGGAACAAAAAGCTGCAGGAGTTACTCCAGATCTTGTAAGACTTTCAATTGGTGTTGAAGGTGTAGATGATTTAATATATGATTTGGATCAGGCTTTAGCACAGGTATAA
- the metA gene encoding homoserine O-acetyltransferase MetA, protein MPINIPNNLPAAKLLKEENIFAIDENRANKQDIRPLNIVIMNLMPLKIVTETQILRLLSNSPLQVDITLIYPKTHSFKNTSEEYLFRYYETFEDIKNKKFDGMIITGAPVEQMDFKDVDYWNELVEIMEWSVHNVYSTFHICWGAQAGLYYHYNIPKYPLSQKMFGVFLHTITEKNVNLLRGFDDVFFAPHSRHTEVRREDIEKDSRLKILSESKESGIYIVTAKHGRQIFVMGHSEYDPLTLKSEYDRDISQNKNIEIPKHYFIEDDPSKEPIVRWRSHSNLLFSNWLNYYVYQETPYNLNDIK, encoded by the coding sequence ATGCCGATAAATATACCGAATAATCTTCCAGCAGCTAAACTTTTGAAAGAGGAAAATATATTTGCTATTGATGAAAATCGTGCTAATAAGCAGGATATAAGACCGCTTAATATTGTGATAATGAATTTAATGCCTCTAAAAATTGTAACAGAGACACAAATACTAAGGCTTTTAAGTAATTCACCGCTGCAAGTAGATATAACTTTAATATATCCTAAAACCCACTCTTTTAAAAATACTTCAGAAGAGTATTTATTTAGATATTATGAAACTTTTGAGGATATAAAAAATAAAAAGTTTGATGGCATGATAATTACAGGAGCTCCTGTGGAACAGATGGATTTTAAAGATGTAGATTATTGGAATGAATTGGTTGAAATTATGGAATGGAGTGTTCATAACGTATATTCAACTTTTCATATATGTTGGGGTGCTCAAGCTGGTTTATATTATCATTATAATATTCCCAAATATCCTCTTTCCCAAAAAATGTTTGGAGTGTTTCTTCACACAATAACTGAAAAAAATGTAAATTTACTAAGAGGGTTTGACGATGTATTCTTTGCTCCACATTCAAGACATACAGAAGTGAGAAGAGAGGATATTGAAAAAGATTCAAGGCTTAAAATTTTATCTGAATCTAAGGAGTCAGGTATATATATAGTCACAGCAAAGCATGGACGACAAATTTTTGTTATGGGTCATTCAGAGTATGATCCTCTAACTCTAAAGAGTGAGTATGATAGGGACATTTCACAAAATAAGAATATTGAAATTCCAAAGCACTACTTTATAGAGGATGATCCAAGTAAAGAACCTATAGTAAGATGGAGAAGTCATTCTAATTTGTTATTTTCAAATTGGTTGAATTATTACGTATATCAAGAAACACCTTATAATTTAAATGATATTAAATAA
- a CDS encoding DUF3006 domain-containing protein, with amino-acid sequence MKVIVDRFEGKYAVCEKEGNVMINIEKSQLPKGVKEGDVIIIESKNIYIDLDETKYRRSKIKELIKDIWK; translated from the coding sequence ATGAAAGTTATTGTAGATAGATTTGAAGGTAAGTATGCTGTATGTGAAAAAGAAGGCAATGTAATGATTAATATTGAGAAATCGCAATTACCTAAAGGAGTAAAGGAAGGAGATGTGATTATCATAGAGTCAAAAAATATTTATATAGATTTAGATGAAACAAAATATAGAAGATCTAAAATTAAAGAATTAATAAAAGATATCTGGAAATAA
- a CDS encoding SDR family NAD(P)-dependent oxidoreductase produces MNYFDLKGKKAIVTGGSSGLGKGMVEGLLEAGAEVVIVGVSDRCYKTCEEFKKLGYRIHAVKGDVGEIDGLIKLFNDCLDKLDGTLDIMINNAGIQRRNKIEEFILEDWNEVINVNLTAVFQLCKLAGIEMIKNGGGKIINIASMLSFFGGYTVPAYAASKGGVAQLTKALANEWASRGINVNAIAPGYIDTDMNTNLIKDEIRNNEILSRIPQRRWGIPEDIKGITIFLASNASDYVNGAIIPLDGGYLGR; encoded by the coding sequence ATGAATTATTTTGATTTGAAGGGTAAAAAAGCTATTGTTACTGGAGGAAGCAGCGGTCTTGGTAAAGGAATGGTTGAAGGATTATTAGAGGCTGGAGCAGAAGTGGTTATTGTAGGTGTATCTGATAGATGCTATAAAACTTGTGAAGAATTTAAAAAATTAGGATACAGAATACATGCAGTAAAAGGTGATGTTGGAGAAATAGATGGATTAATAAAATTATTTAATGATTGTTTAGATAAACTAGATGGAACTTTGGATATAATGATAAATAATGCGGGTATTCAGAGAAGAAATAAAATTGAAGAATTTATACTGGAAGATTGGAATGAGGTTATCAATGTAAATCTTACAGCTGTTTTTCAACTATGCAAGCTTGCGGGAATAGAAATGATAAAAAATGGTGGTGGGAAAATTATAAACATTGCATCCATGCTTAGTTTCTTTGGTGGATATACTGTACCTGCTTATGCTGCAAGCAAAGGAGGGGTAGCACAACTTACCAAAGCACTTGCAAATGAATGGGCAAGTAGAGGGATCAATGTAAATGCTATAGCACCAGGGTATATTGATACTGATATGAATACTAATTTAATAAAGGATGAAATTAGAAATAATGAAATACTTTCAAGAATACCACAGAGGCGTTGGGGAATACCTGAGGATATAAAGGGAATAACTATATTTTTGGCCTCTAACGCTTCTGATTATGTAAACGGTGCTATTATACCATTAGATGGAGGATATTTAGGAAGGTAA
- the yiaK gene encoding 3-dehydro-L-gulonate 2-dehydrogenase translates to MRVGFEEMKSEFKRILIKKGFSEERAEASAQLFTETSCDGVYSHGYVRFPRVIEYIDKGFIDINAVPSKVEGTGAFEKWDGNLGMGNLNAKFCMDRAIEIAKINTIGCVALRNTNHWMRGGSYGWQAADKGCIGICWTNTFTNMPAWGAKDSRIGNNPLILSVPREGGHHVVVDLAMAQFSYGKIEVTKLNHEQLPIPGGYDTKGNITTDPAEIEKTGRVLPIGYWKGSGLSILLDLIATVLSGGNSVSKIGKIDGASEYKLSQIFIAVDAEKVAGNQFLKSAVDEVLEDVKASQKVDENKEIFYPGERTLNTREKNLDLGIPVDEAVWTKIKNM, encoded by the coding sequence ATGAGAGTTGGTTTTGAGGAAATGAAAAGTGAATTCAAGAGAATATTAATTAAAAAAGGCTTCAGTGAAGAAAGAGCGGAAGCTTCAGCACAATTATTTACTGAAACTAGCTGTGATGGAGTTTATTCTCATGGATATGTTAGATTTCCAAGAGTAATAGAATATATAGATAAAGGATTTATAGATATAAATGCAGTTCCAAGCAAAGTGGAAGGTACAGGAGCTTTTGAAAAGTGGGATGGAAATCTTGGAATGGGAAATTTAAATGCCAAGTTTTGTATGGATAGAGCTATAGAAATAGCTAAAATAAATACTATAGGATGTGTTGCTTTAAGAAATACAAATCATTGGATGAGAGGAGGCAGCTATGGATGGCAAGCAGCGGATAAAGGCTGTATAGGAATTTGCTGGACTAATACTTTTACCAACATGCCTGCATGGGGTGCTAAAGATAGCAGGATAGGTAATAATCCTCTTATATTGTCTGTACCAAGAGAAGGTGGACATCATGTAGTTGTTGATTTGGCTATGGCTCAATTTTCTTATGGAAAAATTGAAGTAACAAAACTAAATCATGAACAATTGCCAATACCAGGTGGATATGATACAAAAGGAAATATAACTACAGATCCAGCTGAAATTGAAAAGACTGGTAGGGTTTTGCCTATAGGTTATTGGAAGGGCTCTGGACTATCAATACTGTTGGATCTTATAGCTACAGTATTGTCAGGTGGAAATTCTGTTTCTAAAATAGGTAAAATAGATGGGGCATCAGAGTATAAACTATCACAGATATTTATAGCTGTTGATGCTGAAAAAGTAGCTGGAAATCAATTCTTAAAATCTGCTGTAGATGAAGTACTAGAAGATGTGAAAGCCTCACAAAAGGTAGATGAGAATAAGGAAATATTCTATCCTGGAGAAAGAACATTAAATACCAGGGAAAAGAATCTAGATCTTGGAATACCTGTAGATGAAGCAGTATGGACAAAAATAAAAAATATGTAG
- a CDS encoding YhcH/YjgK/YiaL family protein → MIFGNIDNIDDIKKVCPKPILKAVNYLKDNDFNNMEAGVYSIMGDDIYAQVVDKITKDKQEAKAEVHRKYIEIQFSVGGNEVIGYARDTGNNIVTEELLEEKDSIFYNNVENEIDLFMNAGSFAIFFPEDVHRPWCAYNKPCKVRKINIKINRDLI, encoded by the coding sequence ATGATATTTGGAAATATAGACAATATTGACGACATAAAAAAGGTATGTCCCAAACCAATATTGAAAGCTGTTAACTACTTGAAAGATAACGACTTTAACAATATGGAGGCAGGGGTATATAGTATCATGGGAGATGATATATATGCTCAGGTAGTAGATAAAATTACAAAAGATAAACAGGAGGCAAAGGCAGAAGTTCACAGAAAGTATATTGAAATTCAGTTTTCTGTGGGAGGTAATGAGGTTATAGGTTATGCAAGGGACACTGGAAATAATATTGTTACGGAAGAATTACTTGAAGAAAAAGATTCTATTTTTTATAATAATGTAGAAAATGAAATCGATTTATTCATGAATGCTGGAAGCTTTGCAATATTTTTTCCAGAAGATGTTCACAGACCTTGGTGTGCTTATAATAAACCCTGTAAAGTTAGAAAAATTAATATAAAAATTAATAGAGATTTAATTTAG
- a CDS encoding MFS transporter has translation MSESTLTTKKIPNKRWLHIIPPILLVYIVAYMDRTNVGFAMAGGMSKELGMTASVSGIAAGIFFIGYLFLQVPGGQIAEKRSAKKFISFTIIAWGILAIASGFSRNTTQLLILRFLLGVAEGGVMPAVLTIVRHWFPSEERGRATAFVIMNNPIASIITGPLSGLILTKFTWHYVFIIEGIISLALILVWLPLISDRPETAKWISKEERDYLVERLEAEQKCMEVSQQKKTSLKDILNNKTLWKLVLIFFFVQTGVYGYTLWLPTILKNLTNTGMGQVGILSIFPYIATIIGLFVFPSLSDKSMKRKKYIVITIVGFAICLYLSVGFQQSIWLSFIMLVGCGLFLQASSAIFMTIPPAVFSSEVAGGATGLINALGNLGGFIGPFLVGLLMQVFSYSMSIYSLVISLVLAIIITFTLPKEKNDCAHQTVPENSVKNTSDVKSEF, from the coding sequence ATGAGTGAAAGTACATTAACAACAAAAAAAATTCCCAATAAACGTTGGTTGCATATTATTCCACCTATTCTTCTGGTATATATAGTGGCTTACATGGATCGTACCAATGTAGGTTTTGCTATGGCAGGCGGAATGAGTAAAGAACTTGGAATGACTGCTAGTGTCTCAGGGATAGCAGCTGGCATATTCTTTATAGGATATTTGTTTCTTCAAGTACCGGGAGGACAAATTGCAGAGAAAAGAAGTGCTAAAAAATTTATAAGTTTTACTATAATAGCTTGGGGTATTCTTGCAATTGCTTCTGGATTTTCAAGAAATACAACTCAGCTGCTTATTTTAAGATTCTTACTTGGAGTTGCAGAAGGTGGAGTTATGCCAGCAGTGCTTACAATAGTTCGTCATTGGTTTCCAAGCGAAGAACGTGGAAGAGCTACAGCTTTTGTTATAATGAATAATCCTATTGCCTCAATTATAACAGGACCTCTTTCAGGACTTATTCTAACTAAATTTACATGGCACTATGTATTTATAATAGAAGGAATAATATCATTGGCATTAATTTTAGTTTGGTTACCATTAATAAGTGATAGACCGGAAACCGCTAAGTGGATCAGTAAGGAAGAGCGAGATTATCTTGTTGAAAGATTAGAAGCAGAACAAAAATGTATGGAAGTAAGTCAGCAGAAAAAGACATCTTTAAAGGATATTTTAAATAATAAAACTTTATGGAAATTAGTGCTTATATTCTTCTTTGTTCAAACCGGTGTATATGGATATACTTTGTGGCTGCCAACAATTCTTAAAAATTTAACTAATACAGGTATGGGTCAGGTTGGAATTTTGTCTATTTTCCCTTATATAGCAACTATAATTGGTTTATTTGTTTTTCCATCCCTTTCAGATAAGAGTATGAAGAGAAAAAAATATATTGTAATTACAATTGTAGGATTTGCAATATGCTTATATTTATCAGTTGGATTTCAGCAGTCTATATGGTTATCTTTCATAATGCTTGTAGGTTGTGGATTATTTTTACAAGCATCTTCAGCTATATTTATGACGATACCACCAGCAGTATTCAGTTCAGAGGTAGCTGGTGGAGCTACTGGACTTATAAATGCATTGGGTAATCTTGGTGGATTTATAGGACCTTTCTTAGTTGGACTTTTAATGCAGGTGTTTAGTTATAGTATGAGTATATATAGTCTTGTAATATCTTTAGTACTTGCTATTATAATCACTTTTACTTTACCAAAAGAGAAGAATGATTGCGCTCATCAAACTGTGCCAGAAAATTCAGTAAAAAATACTTCTGATGTGAAATCTGAATTTTAA
- a CDS encoding SDR family oxidoreductase: MELPFQIDLKDKVIVVTGAGGVICGTFAKALGQCGAKIAVLDRNEERAATVAKEINSNGGVAISVVTDVLDIESLKNAKSVVNEKFGTCDVLLNGAGGNNPKGTTSKEYLSKEDLENKKEGETTFFDLDPKGIEFVFNLNFLGTLLPTQVFATDMIDKKDAAIVNISSMNAFTPLTKIPAYSGAKAAVSNFTQWLAVHFSKVGIRVNAIAPGFLITNQNKALLLNEDGSYTERSKKILNATPMDRFGECEELLGTLLWLIDSKASSFVNGVVIPVDGGFSAYSGV; this comes from the coding sequence ATGGAATTACCATTTCAAATTGATTTAAAAGATAAAGTTATAGTAGTTACTGGTGCTGGTGGAGTTATATGTGGTACTTTTGCTAAGGCATTAGGTCAATGCGGAGCCAAAATAGCTGTTTTAGATAGAAATGAAGAGAGAGCTGCTACTGTTGCAAAAGAAATTAATTCCAATGGTGGAGTTGCCATCAGCGTGGTAACAGATGTACTTGACATTGAAAGTCTTAAAAATGCTAAGAGTGTAGTAAATGAAAAATTTGGTACTTGTGATGTGCTATTAAATGGTGCAGGAGGTAATAATCCAAAGGGTACTACTTCAAAAGAATATCTATCTAAAGAAGATTTAGAAAATAAAAAAGAAGGAGAAACAACTTTCTTCGATTTAGACCCAAAGGGCATAGAATTTGTCTTTAATTTAAATTTCCTTGGAACACTTCTTCCAACTCAAGTATTTGCAACTGATATGATAGATAAAAAAGATGCAGCTATAGTTAATATATCTTCCATGAATGCTTTTACTCCTCTTACAAAAATTCCAGCATATAGTGGCGCCAAGGCAGCAGTATCTAACTTTACTCAATGGTTGGCAGTGCATTTTTCAAAGGTTGGAATAAGAGTTAATGCAATAGCTCCAGGTTTTCTTATAACCAATCAAAATAAAGCACTTCTGTTAAATGAAGATGGAAGTTATACTGAAAGATCTAAGAAAATATTAAATGCAACTCCAATGGATAGATTCGGTGAATGTGAAGAATTATTGGGAACATTACTTTGGCTTATAGATAGCAAGGCTTCAAGCTTTGTAAATGGTGTAGTTATACCAGTAGATGGAGGTTTCTCTGCTTATTCTGGTGTTTAA
- the uxuA gene encoding mannonate dehydratase, whose product MQMTFRWYGDDDKVTLDQIKQIPGVTGIVSAIYDVPVGEVWPMEKIIALKKKIEDHGLSFETVESVPVHEDIKMGLPTRDRYIDNYCENLRNLSKTGIKVVCYNFMPVFDWTRSQLDYELEDGSTALIYRQETVEKMDPVKGELSLPGWDSSYTKEGLRDLLNQYKEISEEDLWNNLKYFLKKVIAVADEVSIKMAIHPDDPPWSIFGLPRIITSKENFDRLINLVDSPNNGITLCSGSLGPNPKNDIPDMIRYFGGKGRIHFAHTRNIKITGNKSFEESAHRSEDGSLDMVEIMKAYHDVGFDGPMRPDHGRMIWGETGRPGYGLYDRALGATYLNGIWESLEKQSK is encoded by the coding sequence ATGCAGATGACATTTAGATGGTATGGAGATGATGATAAAGTAACTCTGGATCAGATAAAACAGATACCGGGAGTAACAGGAATAGTATCCGCAATTTATGATGTTCCTGTAGGTGAAGTATGGCCTATGGAAAAAATAATAGCCCTAAAAAAGAAGATAGAGGATCATGGCTTAAGTTTTGAAACTGTAGAAAGTGTACCAGTTCATGAAGATATAAAAATGGGACTTCCAACTAGAGATAGATATATTGATAATTATTGTGAAAACTTAAGGAATTTATCTAAAACAGGAATAAAAGTTGTTTGTTATAATTTTATGCCAGTATTTGACTGGACTAGATCACAGTTGGATTATGAATTAGAAGATGGTTCCACAGCACTTATATACAGACAGGAAACTGTAGAAAAGATGGATCCTGTAAAGGGAGAATTATCTTTACCAGGATGGGATTCAAGTTACACAAAAGAGGGACTTAGAGATTTACTAAATCAGTATAAGGAAATTTCAGAAGAAGACCTTTGGAATAATCTAAAATATTTTTTAAAGAAAGTTATTGCTGTAGCTGATGAAGTATCAATAAAGATGGCAATACATCCGGATGATCCACCTTGGTCAATATTTGGTCTTCCAAGGATAATAACCAGCAAGGAAAATTTTGACAGATTGATAAATCTAGTAGATAGCCCAAATAATGGTATAACTCTTTGTTCAGGTTCCTTAGGACCTAATCCTAAGAACGATATACCAGATATGATTCGTTATTTTGGAGGTAAGGGAAGAATACATTTTGCACATACGAGGAATATAAAAATTACTGGAAATAAGAGCTTTGAAGAGTCAGCTCATAGAAGTGAAGATGGTTCCTTGGATATGGTAGAAATTATGAAGGCCTATCATGATGTAGGTTTTGATGGACCAATGAGGCCAGATCATGGAAGAATGATATGGGGAGAAACTGGAAGACCTGGATATGGACTTTATGATAGAGCTTTAGGAGCAACTTATTTAAATGGCATATGGGAAAGTCTTGAAAAGCAATCTAAATAA